The following nucleotide sequence is from Mucilaginibacter sp. cycad4.
TGATACGGGCGATACTACAAAAACCACCACATCGGCCCTTGTTAAAGGGGCCGATGTAAGCTGGCTTACCCAAATGGAAGCATCGGGCTATAAATTTTATAATGCAGACGGTACGCAGCAGGACCTGATCCGGATCCTGAAGGATAAGGGGATGAACGCCATCAGGCTTCGTGCCTGGGTTAATCCAACCGATGGCTGGTGCAATACCGACGATGTGGTTGCCAAGGCTGTGCGTGCACAAAAACTGGGCATGAAGATCATGATCGATTTTCATTACAGCGACAGTTGGGCCGATCCGGGTAAACAGCCTAAACCCGCTGCATGGCAAAGCCTCAGTTTTACCGATCTCAAAACTGCACTAAGCGACTACACCATAAGCGTAATGAATGCCCTTAAAGCAAAAGGCATTACGCCCGACTGGGCACAGGTTGGCAACGAAACCAATGATGGCATGCTTTGGGAAGACGGCCGCGCTTCAAAAAACATGGCCAATTTTGCGGCGCTGGTTGCTGCAGGCTATGATGCGGTAAAATCAGTAAGCAGTACTACAAAACTAATTGTACACCTGGCAAATGGTTATGACAACAGCCTGTTTCGCTGGATGTTTGATGGCCTTAAAGCCAATGGCGGCAAATGGGATATTATAGGCATGTCCTTATATCCCTCAACAACTAACTGGCAAACTTATAATGCACAATGCATGGTTAACATGAATGATATGTTTACCCGGTACGGTTCTCCGGTAATGATAGTTGAAGTTGGAATGCCCGTAGCCGAAGCAGCAACCTGCAAAGCCTTTTTAACAGATCTGTTAAGCAAGGTTGGTGCAGTGAATGGCGGGCAGGGATTGGGAGTTTTTTATTGGGAACCGGAGGCCTATAACTGGCAAAGTTATGGTCTCGGGGCGTTTGACGCATCGGGCAGGCCAACCGTGGCACTTGATGCATTTAAATAGTTTATGCCATTCAGCACGAAACCAATTTTTTACAAATACCAATAAATCAATTTAATTATGAAAAAAATCATCACGCTGTCATCAGCCGTAATGCTTTGCCTAAGCATGAGCTGCACCAAAGAAGCTAACAAACAAACTGCCGCTACACAAAGCACGGACGCAGGAAAGTTGAAAACCGAAGCCACTTCCACATTTGCCTACGGCTCGGACGTGAGCTGGGTAACGCAGATGGAGGCGTCGGGCAAAAAGTTTTACAACAGCAGCGGCACTCAGCAGGACCTGTTTACCGTTTTAGGTGGTAAAGGTATTAACGCCATCCGTTTACGGGTATGGGTAAATCCCTCATCAACCTATAATTCAACCGCCGATGTGGTGGCTAAAGCCAAAAGGGCCGCGGCGGCAGGCATGAGTATCCTCATTGACTTTCATTACAGCGATACCTGGGCCGATCCGGGTAATCAAACCAAACCTGTTGCATGGGCCAGTCTTGACTTTACCAGTTTAATGAACACCATGTACAATTACACTTACAATACCTTAAATACTCTTAAATCAAACGGGATAACCCCAACATGGGTGCAGGTAGGTAATGAAACCAGCGATGGCATGTTATGGCAGGACGGCCGCGCTTCGGTATCGGCAACAAACTTTAAAAACTTTGCCTGGCTGGTGAACTGCGGTTACAATGCCACCAAAGCCATTTTTCCATCGGCAAAAGTTATTGTGCATGTGGCTAATGGCTTTAACAACACCACCACGCGCTGGATCTTTGACGGCCTTAAATCAAACGGTGCCAGCTGGGATGTTTGCGGGTTTTCGGTATATCCGTCAACCAGCACCTGGTCGACAGTTAACAGCCAGGTATTGGCCAATATGCAGGATATGGTATCCCGTTATGGCAAACAGGTAATGATTTGTGAGGCCGGTATGGATGTATCGGCAGCAACAACCAGCAAAGCCTTTTTAACCGATCTGATAACTAAAACAAAATCGGTATCGGGCGGCCTGGGCGTGTTTTACTGGGAGCCGGAAGCTTATGGCAGCTGGCAGGGTTATACCATGGGCGCGTTTGATAGCAGCGGCAAACCAACCGTTGCCATGGATGCCTTTGTGCATTAAAATTTAATTGGTTGGGTGTATTGAGATATGCCGCTGCCGCTCGGCTCCTGCCGAGTGGCGACTATCAAGCGGCCTCCGGCCGCCGTGATACAAGTAGGCCAGAGGCCTGGGAAATGGCCACTTGCCTGGAGGCGAGCGACGGCGAAACTTTGATTGCAGCAACAAACACACCCAACCAATTTTACTATGTAATTTTGATTATTAACACAATTTATATGAAAACGAAGATCAGTACAAGCAAACTGGTATTAATAGCAATTGGCCTGGTAAGCATCGGGGTACTATCGGCTTATAAGCCTTCGCCGGCAAAAAATGTTCCGGCTAAGTTTAAGCAGATCATGGGGGCCGATATCTCCTTTATCCCACAGCTGGAAGCCGAAGGGCGCAAGTTTTATGATAACGGTGTAAGCAAGGATCCATTCACCATTTTGAAAGATCATGGCTTTAACTATGTAAGGCTGCGCATATTCAATAACCCGCAGGCCGATAGCGGTTACTCGGCAAAAGGCTACTGCGGTTTGGAGGATACCAAAAAGATGGCTTTGCGGATTAAAGAAGCCGGCATGGGCTTTTTACTTGATTTTCATTATAGCGATACCTGGGCCGATCCGGGTAAGCAATACAAGCCTGCTGCCTGGAAAAAACTTAACAACCAGCAATTGCAGGATTCTATCAAAGCATTTACAAAGCTTACCCTGCTGGCTCTTAAAAAGCAGGGCACACTGCCCGATATGGTGCAGGTAGGAAACGAAATTAATCACGGCATTTTATGGCCCGATGGCCGACTGAAAAATCTGGATACCTTAGCAGGTTTCTTAAAAGCAGGCATCAGCGGTGTAAGAGGGGTGAGCGGTAACATCAGGATCATGCTGCACATAGCCTGCGGCGGGCAAAATGCCGAATCAATTTACTTTGTTGATAACATGCTTAAACGCGGGGTAAATTTCGACATCATCGGCGAATCATACTATCCCGAATGGCATGGCACCCCCGATAGTTTAAAAAATAACCTCACCAGCCTCACCGCCCGCTATAAGCAGGATGTGATGGTTGCCGAATATTCACAGCACAAACGCGAGGTAAATGATATAGCCTTTTCATTACCCGGTAATAAAGTTAAAGGCACTTTTATTTGGGAGCCCTTTAGCTGGGGCGAAACCTTTGTTGATAAACAAGGCAATACCAACGGACACATGGCCACCTATGATAGCATCAAAAATCAATACCACATTAGCCAGTAAGCTCCACTAAATGAAGAAAATTATTCTGTTGGCCCTTGCCGCTGCCTGCACGGTTGCAGCCGTGAAAGCGCAAAGCAAAGGCGATAAAAAAATAGCTGTTGCCCTTTTCAATAATGACTGGCAGTTTGTGAAAAACGCAGATACCAGTATTAATGATCAACTTTTTAGCCACACAGGCGCTTCATCATGGCAGCAGGTGAGCCTGCCGCATACTGCCAATATTGAGCCGGTTATTAAAACCGCACAGCAATGGCAGGGCATTTGTTTTTACCGCAAGTTTTTTTCCCTGGATAAAAAAGACGCCGGCAAATACATCGCCATCCGTATAGATGCGGCCATGAACCTGGCTGATGTTTATTTAAATGGTAAACACCTGCAAACACATATTGGCGGTTACCTGCCTGTTTATATCAATATCAGCAATAAGGCTTTGTATGGCAAAGAAAATTGCCTTGTCATCCGGCTCAATAACCAGGACAACCCGGTGATTCCGCCGGGCAAGCCCATTAAAGACCTTGACTTTAACTTTTATAGCGGCATTTACCGCAATGCCTGGCTTATCAAAAAAAATAAGGTTTATATAACCGATGCCGTTAGCGCCGGACAGGTGAACGGTGGCGGGGTACTGCTGCATTATGATAACATCTCATCAAAAAGCGCACGCCTGAATATTAAGGTCCAGGTGCGAAATGATTATGCTGCAAAGAAAGCTGTTAAATTAAAAGCTACACTCTATGATGCTTCCGGGAAATCTGTTGCTGCGGTTAGCATGCCTGCTGCTGTTATCAAGCCAAACAACAACAATACTTTTGAGCAAAGCCTTACGGTGGCAAATCCAGAGTTATGGTCGCCTGCACACCCCCAATTGTATAAAGTGGTGGTAAGTGTTGAAAGTAATGGTATGCTGGCTGATTCGGTATCGATAAAAACCGGGATCAGGCAAATCAGCTTTAAAGCCGACGGTTTTTACCTTAATGGCAGCAAATATGTATTACGCGGCACCAACCGCCACCAGGAATACCCTTATATAGGTTATGCCATGAGCGATAATGCCCAATATCGCGATGCCTATAAAATAAAACAGGCGGGCTTTGATTTTGTGCGCTGCTCGCATTATCCGCCATCACCTGCGTTTTTAAATGCCTGCGATGAGCTGGGTGTTTTTGTGATGGATTCCACCCCCGGCTGGCAATTTTTTGGCGATGAAACTTTTCAGAAGAACAGTTTACAGGCTATTACCGATATGCTGCACCGCGACAGGAACCATCCTTCCATTATCCTGTGGGAAGCCTCGCTTAATGAAACCGAAATGAAGCGCGATTATATGGAAAAGGCGCAGGCCATTGTTCATCAGGAATTGCCTTATGCCGATACCTATACCTGTGGCTGGATGAATGCGGTTTATGATGTATTTATCCCCGCCCGCCAGCACGCCAAAGCGCCTGATTACTGGAAAAAGTTTAACCAAAAACCTATCCTGATAGCCGAATATGGCGATTGGGAATATTACGCCCAGAACGCGGGTTTTAACCAAACCCAGTATAAAGACCTTACCGACGAAGAAAAAACATCGCGTCAGCTACGCGGTAATGGCGAAAAGCGAATGTTGCAGCAAGCGATAAATTTCCAGGAATCGCATAACGATAACCTTAACGGGAACATTGCCGGCGATGCCAACTGGCTCATGTTTGATTATAAACGAGGTTATGCACCCGATATTGAATCATCGGGGATTATGGATATTTTCAGGCTGCCTAAGTTTGCTTATTACTTTTACCAAAGTCAAAGGGATGTTGCCGAAAGCAAGCCAATGTTATTCATCGCTAATTACTGGAATAGCCAGTCGACCAATGGTATAAAGATCTACAGCAATTGTGATGAAGTGGAGCTGCTGCTGAACGGAAGGTTGATAGGTAAGCAAAAACCAGATACGGGCGTCATGAGCAATAATCTTAAACATGCGCCATTTACATTTAATGTAGCTTATGAGCCTGGTGCATTAACCGCAAAAGGTTATATCGACGGGCAACCCGTAATTACCACCGAACGAAAGACACCCGGAAAGCCTGCACAGATTAAATTATCGGTTGATTACAGTGGCAAGCCACTTGTTGCAGGCAAAAACGATGTGGCGTTTGTTTATGCTTCAGTAACTGACGAAAACGGTACTGAGGTTCCAACTGCAACCAATTTGATCAGGCTAAACATAAGCGGTAGCGGGAATGTGATTGGAGAAAAAGAAATGAAAGCTGAAGCCGGGATTGCTGCATTTCTGATAAAGGGCCTGGAACCAGGTAAAATCCTTCTTTCTGCTTCAGGAGAAGGCTTGAACACAGCCACGCAGGACGTAACGATTAAATAAGCAAAATTCAGAATCTGCAAAACGTTCTTTTCAGACTGCAAAACGCAACTAAATAAGGTTTAAAATAGATGGCACTGACACTGTTTGATTTTTAAATTTTGGATAGTGGGCCCAATGAGCCGTAAAAACGCCTCTAAATTCTGAAAATTTCCCGGTTAGCTACCAAAGCCCGATCCACGCCAGTATCGGGCTTTGGTGTTATATAACATTTAATACACCAAATCCTTTATATTTTAAATCACTTAAAAGCTGGTGGTACCGTCAATAGCAGGGCGGTTTTGCCTTTTCTTAATGATTATCATCTGACGGCGGCGGCGGTGGCGGCTCTTCAATCGTTGTATCACCAGGCAGTGGTGGCGGCGGTGGCGGCTCTTCTTCAAGTGTTGCCTCATTAGGTGGTGGCGGCGGTGGCGGCTCTTCTTCCAACGTTGCCTCATTAGGAGGTGGTGGTATAATGCGGTCTGCCAACTCATCTGCTTCCTTTTTTTTCTCTTCCGCTCTCCTTGCCCTTATATCTGCTACTATTTGTTCCATCGACTTACTAAGGTCAGCTCTCTGTAGGTCGTCCGCTCTCTTTTTCTCTTCCTTTCTCTGTTCGTTAGCTTTTTTTTCTTCCCGTGCTCCCGGCGCCTCATTATATCTGTTGTGGCTTTCGGCAAGAATTTTTTCAAGACCAGCCTCTTTACTTTCAATAATATCAAGAAAAGGTGTCGGTTTTGATTTTATTCCCTTTCTTTTCCATCTTTTTTTATATTTCCTGTTATAATGTCTATTTTCTTCATCTTCCTTAACAAGCTTCTTTATCAAGGGATAACTTTCTTTTAAGTAATTATATAATTCCTTAAATTGATCGGGACGGAATTCTTTTGAAATAATATGTGCTCTGATTTCAGTTTTAAAATAAAGAAGTCCTGCTCTGCGTCTTATTTCTTTGTTTGCTAATTTACCGTCAGCATCATCAATTTCGTTCATGGTACCGTCCACAATATGTTGCAACTCGTGAATAAGGGTAGTTAAGACATCTTCTTTGGTTGACGACTCAGCATTTACAACTGCTATAGCATCGCCTCTTCTAAATCCTTGCATTGTACCGGCTTCTATAGTTCTGTTTCCTTCATCCATGATATTCTCAATCGCAAGAGGTGTGCCCAGGTAGAAGAAAAGGCTCGGAATAGCAGGGAAATATTTTCGCCCAATTTTGTTCAGCGCATATACTTTAACATTCCTGTCTCTTATATATCGGGCAGTATTTGCTTCAACGCTGCCATCTGCATTATTAGCGGCCAACACAAGTGAGCTGTCAATCATTGAAATGGCTTTTTGATGTTTTATCAAATTAAGATAAAAAACATTCAATTCCATTAGATTCTTTACATCTTCCTCATCATAACCATCTTCAGCGTAATCGACGAATTTTTTTAACGCTTTTATGGCTTTTACCCTGGTTATATCTTTGAAATCAGGATTGAATTTTCGCCCCAAAATACAAATGTCATCTATAGAGATTTTTTTCATCTGCATGATAGGCCCGGCAGATTGACTTTTATTAGTATGGTATATTTCCTTAGCCGGCACATCCTTCTTAAATTGAATGGCCGCCATCGCCATTACGTCAGCCTCCCGCTCCAGTTCCTTCTCATCATTTACCGCAAGGCCGCCTTTCATTTGTAAGGTGGGCCACACCCGGCCCTGCATTTGCTGCACTACATGCCAGGCCTCGTGCGGTAAATGTTTTTCCTGCCCGGGCGCAATGTGTATATCGGTTCCGCGGGCATATGCATAAGAATTTAGCTGGGCTGGTTGCGACGAATTATAATACACCTTTACATCATCCATGGCATAACCCGAAAGTTGCTCCAAACCTTGTTTTAAATTTTCGGGCAGGCCTGTATTATTGGCTTGCTTTTGTACCGGCTCAAATTTTTGCTGTGCAGGTTCCTGTAATATATTTTCCTTCTGTTGCAGTATTGTGTTAGCCCTGTTATTATGCGCCGCGGGCTGACAGGCCTTCCGTTGATTCATCAGAGTGGTATTATCTGCCATTTCCTGGTAAGCTTTCAATTGCTGTACACGCGGGCTGTTATTTATGACATCCTGCAAGTTTTTTTGCGCCATAGCTTCCGGTCTGTTGTCAACCAAATTAAAAGCCGCGCAATCGCTGTTTTGTTTTTGAACAGTTACCTTACCGGCTGACGGGCCTCTGTTTTGTTGGATTTTGCCGGCGTTTGTACTCATAGTAAGACAATTTATTTAATATTTACAATATACGAAAATATCGAGTTAAATGGCTATTCATTGGATTTAACGTCTCCAAGAAAGCAGGCAATGAACATATGATCATGGCCTGCCGGTAAGCATAGGCTATCGGCAGTATAATAAACCGCTTATAAAACGATATGTTGCCGTTTTTTTGAGTTATTTCCCGAGCAGCCGCACTGGCTCGTCTCCTGCAAGTACAACGTCGCACAGCTCAACCAATATGGCTTATTATGCAGATGATGGTGATAATTATATATTTTTTAAAAAAAGCCTTTTTATTATAATTATCTTCTATATTTAGAACTTATACCAAAAACCAAATTTTCTACATTAACCTAATTCCGGTAAGATGATCAACGATGTGCTGGTTGTGCTCAAAGACAAGCTTAACGATTATTGCAGGCTGACAACCAGCTCGCCTGAAGACAAGGTTATGTTCCCTGACGGTGCTAATTTAGATCCCGACCAGTTTCCTGTAAATTCTGTCACACCTATTCTGGTTAATTTTGAGGAGGAGAAAAATATGCGTGCCGCAAACCGATTTGAGGGCACAGTAAATAAAGGTATCAAAACAGGAGGGAACCCCGCTATCCAGCTTAATCTGATGGTGTTGTTTGTCGTTCGTTTTTCCGACTATGAACAAACCATGAAATTCTTATCATTGGTTATCAGGTTTTTTCAGCGTAATAATGTACACGATCATCACAATACACCGAATTTAAGCCCCGGCATTGATAAGTTAAGAATGGAATTGATAACATTACCTTTTAACGAACGGAACGAATTATGGAGTTCGCTAAAAGCACCTTACCAGCCTTCGGCATTATACAAAGTAAGCCTGTTGGTGTTTGAAGATGATCAATCCATGGAAGTTTCAGGGAGTGTTCGCGGAATTCAGACTAATTTCGTTTCTCAATAATGGTATTTGACAAAAAACTTAGCATCAATATTCAGCACGACTACTTCGACAAGGGGCAGGCCCCCGGAATTAGTATCAGCCCAACGCCGCAATGCGGGCGGCTGCTGAAAAAATTCAAACTACTGACAAAATATGGAATAGAATTTATAATTTTTTCGGCCGGGGAAGAAAATGATGCCTCAAGTCAGATCAAACCGGCAGCCAGTCAATTTTTTGATTTTCTTATTTCAGCAACTGATAATCAATTTTCAACCTATACCCGGCTGATTCCCAAAAAGGATGACGAAATTTATTTGTTCATTAATCAAAAGGATAAACCCGATTTAAAATTAACCGTTGTTTCTAAATCACAGTTTAATCTCCAAAACAGCCCTCAGGTATTTGGCGTGATGAGGCTTACTTTTAATTCACCATCGCCTGTTTCTGTCACCTTAAAATTCGAAGCTCCGATTGTAAAGTGGAAATTTTACGTGCTTACTAATACTAATCTTCCCCATCCGGTTATCGATAGCAGCTTACCCGGGGTAGCATTCATTAAGCAAAATTCAGATAGTCAAACAAACGATTCGATAGCCGGCGCATTGGCGGCCGGTTTTCCGGCCGCAATTATTTCGGTATTTGAATCAGATAAAGAGATTGTCTTAAGCCGCACCGGCAAAAAAAACATCCGTTTAAGAAACTCATTCAATAATGTGATCGTCATGAACCATTTACCCAACCCTAATGCTCAAGAAAACGGTATTAAAATTATTAACCTATTCAATTAAATATTAACCTTTTGTTTTACCTTTAACATTAGTTAAACCTTTTCCAATTATGCCAGTTTCCAATTATGCTACGCCCGGTGTTTATATTGATGAAATTTCAACGCTCCCACCATCCATTGTACAAGGATCAACAGCTATACCCGCCTTTTTGGGCTATACCAAGGTTGTACCTAAAAATAGTGACACAGACGACATAGTTCCAATACGGATCAGTAGTATGTTGGAATACAAACAGATTTTTGGCGGTCCGGATCAAACCAGGTTTAATGTAACCATTAAAGACAACGCCGAAAAGCCGGTGGCGACAGTTGTTGAGCCACGCCACAAATTGTATTATGCACTCGACCTGTTTTTTAAAAACGGCGGGAGCTTTTGCTATATCCTGTCACTGGGTTCTCACACCGCAGAAAAGGAAAAAATACGATTTGAAGACGGGATTAAGGCCCTTGCGAAAGAGGAGGAGCCAACACTTATTGTACTCTCTGAAGCCTGTTCGCTGGGTACTGTTGATTATTATAGTTTATGCAGTACTGCTTTAGATCATTGTAAGAAATTTAAAAACAGGTTTTGTATTATAGACGTATTAAAAAAAGTGGATGGGGGAGAAGCTGCTGATGTTGTATTCAGAAGTGCCATTGGTGCCAATAATCTAAAATCCGGCGCGGCCTACTATC
It contains:
- a CDS encoding glycosyl hydrolase 53 family protein, which codes for MKIRNIVLPGMMLLTVAIGCKKDGGSTSTKKPDTGDTTKTTTSALVKGADVSWLTQMEASGYKFYNADGTQQDLIRILKDKGMNAIRLRAWVNPTDGWCNTDDVVAKAVRAQKLGMKIMIDFHYSDSWADPGKQPKPAAWQSLSFTDLKTALSDYTISVMNALKAKGITPDWAQVGNETNDGMLWEDGRASKNMANFAALVAAGYDAVKSVSSTTKLIVHLANGYDNSLFRWMFDGLKANGGKWDIIGMSLYPSTTNWQTYNAQCMVNMNDMFTRYGSPVMIVEVGMPVAEAATCKAFLTDLLSKVGAVNGGQGLGVFYWEPEAYNWQSYGLGAFDASGRPTVALDAFK
- a CDS encoding glycosyl hydrolase 53 family protein: MKKIITLSSAVMLCLSMSCTKEANKQTAATQSTDAGKLKTEATSTFAYGSDVSWVTQMEASGKKFYNSSGTQQDLFTVLGGKGINAIRLRVWVNPSSTYNSTADVVAKAKRAAAAGMSILIDFHYSDTWADPGNQTKPVAWASLDFTSLMNTMYNYTYNTLNTLKSNGITPTWVQVGNETSDGMLWQDGRASVSATNFKNFAWLVNCGYNATKAIFPSAKVIVHVANGFNNTTTRWIFDGLKSNGASWDVCGFSVYPSTSTWSTVNSQVLANMQDMVSRYGKQVMICEAGMDVSAATTSKAFLTDLITKTKSVSGGLGVFYWEPEAYGSWQGYTMGAFDSSGKPTVAMDAFVH
- a CDS encoding glycosyl hydrolase 53 family protein, coding for MKTKISTSKLVLIAIGLVSIGVLSAYKPSPAKNVPAKFKQIMGADISFIPQLEAEGRKFYDNGVSKDPFTILKDHGFNYVRLRIFNNPQADSGYSAKGYCGLEDTKKMALRIKEAGMGFLLDFHYSDTWADPGKQYKPAAWKKLNNQQLQDSIKAFTKLTLLALKKQGTLPDMVQVGNEINHGILWPDGRLKNLDTLAGFLKAGISGVRGVSGNIRIMLHIACGGQNAESIYFVDNMLKRGVNFDIIGESYYPEWHGTPDSLKNNLTSLTARYKQDVMVAEYSQHKREVNDIAFSLPGNKVKGTFIWEPFSWGETFVDKQGNTNGHMATYDSIKNQYHISQ
- a CDS encoding glycoside hydrolase family 2 TIM barrel-domain containing protein; this translates as MKKIILLALAAACTVAAVKAQSKGDKKIAVALFNNDWQFVKNADTSINDQLFSHTGASSWQQVSLPHTANIEPVIKTAQQWQGICFYRKFFSLDKKDAGKYIAIRIDAAMNLADVYLNGKHLQTHIGGYLPVYINISNKALYGKENCLVIRLNNQDNPVIPPGKPIKDLDFNFYSGIYRNAWLIKKNKVYITDAVSAGQVNGGGVLLHYDNISSKSARLNIKVQVRNDYAAKKAVKLKATLYDASGKSVAAVSMPAAVIKPNNNNTFEQSLTVANPELWSPAHPQLYKVVVSVESNGMLADSVSIKTGIRQISFKADGFYLNGSKYVLRGTNRHQEYPYIGYAMSDNAQYRDAYKIKQAGFDFVRCSHYPPSPAFLNACDELGVFVMDSTPGWQFFGDETFQKNSLQAITDMLHRDRNHPSIILWEASLNETEMKRDYMEKAQAIVHQELPYADTYTCGWMNAVYDVFIPARQHAKAPDYWKKFNQKPILIAEYGDWEYYAQNAGFNQTQYKDLTDEEKTSRQLRGNGEKRMLQQAINFQESHNDNLNGNIAGDANWLMFDYKRGYAPDIESSGIMDIFRLPKFAYYFYQSQRDVAESKPMLFIANYWNSQSTNGIKIYSNCDEVELLLNGRLIGKQKPDTGVMSNNLKHAPFTFNVAYEPGALTAKGYIDGQPVITTERKTPGKPAQIKLSVDYSGKPLVAGKNDVAFVYASVTDENGTEVPTATNLIRLNISGSGNVIGEKEMKAEAGIAAFLIKGLEPGKILLSASGEGLNTATQDVTIK
- a CDS encoding DUF4157 domain-containing protein; this translates as MAQKNLQDVINNSPRVQQLKAYQEMADNTTLMNQRKACQPAAHNNRANTILQQKENILQEPAQQKFEPVQKQANNTGLPENLKQGLEQLSGYAMDDVKVYYNSSQPAQLNSYAYARGTDIHIAPGQEKHLPHEAWHVVQQMQGRVWPTLQMKGGLAVNDEKELEREADVMAMAAIQFKKDVPAKEIYHTNKSQSAGPIMQMKKISIDDICILGRKFNPDFKDITRVKAIKALKKFVDYAEDGYDEEDVKNLMELNVFYLNLIKHQKAISMIDSSLVLAANNADGSVEANTARYIRDRNVKVYALNKIGRKYFPAIPSLFFYLGTPLAIENIMDEGNRTIEAGTMQGFRRGDAIAVVNAESSTKEDVLTTLIHELQHIVDGTMNEIDDADGKLANKEIRRRAGLLYFKTEIRAHIISKEFRPDQFKELYNYLKESYPLIKKLVKEDEENRHYNRKYKKRWKRKGIKSKPTPFLDIIESKEAGLEKILAESHNRYNEAPGAREEKKANEQRKEEKKRADDLQRADLSKSMEQIVADIRARRAEEKKKEADELADRIIPPPPNEATLEEEPPPPPPPNEATLEEEPPPPPPLPGDTTIEEPPPPPPSDDNH
- a CDS encoding DUF4255 domain-containing protein, with the protein product MINDVLVVLKDKLNDYCRLTTSSPEDKVMFPDGANLDPDQFPVNSVTPILVNFEEEKNMRAANRFEGTVNKGIKTGGNPAIQLNLMVLFVVRFSDYEQTMKFLSLVIRFFQRNNVHDHHNTPNLSPGIDKLRMELITLPFNERNELWSSLKAPYQPSALYKVSLLVFEDDQSMEVSGSVRGIQTNFVSQ